GACACAATTGGCTGGGTCATAGGCGTTTCTGATTGACTCAGTTAAACAACGACTTCATTGACCTAGTTAACCCAAACCATTATGCAGTCGAGAAGGCTAGGTTGAGATATGAGCGATACGGCTCCGGAGGGATTCGAGGATCCGTTTGCAGAGCAGCGACGAATACGTGAGCTGCTCTCGCAGGAGACTCGGCACCTCATCATCCAGTTAATCCTCGGCCATCCAGCTCACCTCGTGTCGCTGGCCGAACTTGACTACATGATCCCGAAGAACGAGGCCGCTATCCTCGACCAACTTGAGCGGCTTCGAGAGACAGGTATCCTTGACGTCTACGTTCATGAACCGAATGCGTCAACGCGGAATCTCCCCTCGAAATTCTGGGGACCGACTGAACGCGGTGTCGAGATCCTCTATGAACACAACTTCCTCCGGGGCGTCCCGATAGCACGCGCAGTCTATGAGGAGACGAACAAGTCTGAGCGGGTGATGCGTCACGAAGACGCTCCGCGACCAGATCTCCCTGAGGCCGTCACTGACGCCCTCGAGTTTGATGAACCCGAGTCCGAGACACCTAACGCTCTATAACGGGTGTCCGGGATAGGAAAGGTCAACCCGATCGACTCTTAGTCGGACTGCCGGCACCCTATCCAACGAATTTTCGGAAAGCATTTTTTCTCCGACTGAACTTCTCCTATTCATCTTGGCGCTGAACCTCGGCTGATATGGTATAATCTTATTCTTAAGATTAAAAATTAGGGTTGATGTCTGAATTGACTCGATGAAAAAGCGAGTGTAACACTCCTTCACTCGTGTAAATCATTTTATGGTAACAAATCTTAATCCTACTATGGGACTCATTGACCAGGTATTTGGGAACACCTGTACCGAGGAAGAACCGTCAGAGACGATTCCACAGTACAATTGGAACGACGTTAACGCTCGTTCTGAGGCGATACACCAGTATTATGAAGGAATACCGAAGTCTCAGGCCCAGCAAATCGCAGAGATTCTATGCAGGAAACTGACTGAGGGCAATTGCAGTATACGAGGAATCACCGACGAGGTAACTGAACGCACGGAATTAGATGAAGATCGAGCATTCACGATTATAGGAACGGAAAGTACCGCGATGTCGAACCTAAGACGGGTACAAAACTATTCGTCCCGAGCTAATTCCAAGAGTACGTCTACCAGTGGATGGGGCCCGATGACTATCGAACGACAGAAATCTGTGGCATCAAACGAGATATAGAGTCTCGAGATGGAGCTGTTCTGCTCACAATGCTTCAGTCACTTATCAAGGAACATGCGAGTCAACACGAGAATGGAACGGCAGAACGTGCCTCTGAGTTCCTTCCCCACCGTGAGTGTCGGCACGTGATCTCTCGACACGTCGATTTCTGAGCAAATTTAATCTTAATATTACGATTAAGTGGTCTTCCGCTAGTGCTGGTTCTTAACCAACAAACTACTACAGAAACTTCCTGTTGGTTAAATCATTCGCTCAGTAGATCATCGACCTGCTGCGCAGT
This region of Natrinema sp. DC36 genomic DNA includes:
- a CDS encoding ArsR family transcriptional regulator, with protein sequence MSDTAPEGFEDPFAEQRRIRELLSQETRHLIIQLILGHPAHLVSLAELDYMIPKNEAAILDQLERLRETGILDVYVHEPNASTRNLPSKFWGPTERGVEILYEHNFLRGVPIARAVYEETNKSERVMRHEDAPRPDLPEAVTDALEFDEPESETPNAL